The DNA segment AACTTCCCTCAGAGAGGAACagtaaggaaacagaaaagtgcTTACCATCTCCTTCAATCACACGGTTGCAATGGAAACAAACATCACCAAAGagctgaagaggaaagagaaggaatgacTTTTTAATGTAACAATTTTATCAAGGGTAGCTTCtcaaatgaataaaatacacatatttcAGCTGATGGGCACAATAACTTCCCTATTTATTTCGGTAAAGTAAAGAGAATGCTGGCAAATCTGCTTTCATTTACCAAATACGTTTTGCATAGTCTCATcacaaaatgtctttaaattattaaagatgaaaacatttgtttacATATGTTTGATCCTTTGTACATAGCATTTCGTTTAAACATTTCTCTAATCCTGAACATCTGAAATACAGCTGTTGGTGTCACATGCACATCATTACTAATCAGTCAGTCTAACATTTGGACTTAGATGCATGACTAGaacaaaatattgctgtttCTGGCAAAAACTGTAAGgaaactttattaaaaatatataaaaaagggTAAATTTAGGCCCAAACCTATTCATTCTGTTTCCAAGTTTAACATTTGTCCACAATGTAACAATGAAGAAGTGCCCAAAATGTcatgtattttttctaaatgtagTAGTTAACCTAGTAAAAGACATCCACTCTACATACAGCTCTTGTCTGGTCTATGTACTCttgagagcggtgaggcactggcacaggttgcccagagaggttgtggatgccccatccctggaggtgttcaaggccaggttggatggggccttgggcagcctgatctagtgggaggtgtccctgcccacggcaggggggttggaactagatgacctttaaggtcccttccaacccaaactattctatgattctatgtactTTAGCTGTTACTACTACTATTACTACTAATGTCATGGCATTTATTGCCTGCAACTACACAGGCAACTTTTCATTCATTTGCCCTTCATTGCTGACAAATTAACAATACATCTGTAATTAGCAGATGCCATACAAGTCCCAAGTGTAGCCCTCACTCTTGTATTTATAGAAGTGAAGAGGTGGACATAAAACAATGCAGAAGGCTTCCAAATAAAAAAGGTCTATACATTGTGTTGCTGGACTACAGAATTAAGGAAGTCTGGAGAGAGATACTACCATGGTATATAACTCCTATATAAATGCAAGTGGTCACTAGGTGGTATCCTCTTACAAATTTAGTCTTTGCAGTCTTCAGTAACCCAATGAATGAGCTGGGTGACGCAGAGCATATTAACACAGCATCATCCCATGCTACTCACTAGGGCCTCATCTTAAACCACAGCTACTGAGTGGCAAAACTTTTTTAGCTCCTTGCGAAAGATCGGGTGTCATTAGCTGCTCCGATCTCACAGTGTGTAAAAGCTCATAGTAGTACCACTAAGCTTGAAGAACAACTCGATACCGATTGTCCTGGCTAGCCTTTGTGAAAtaccttgtattttttttctttataccaGACCAATGTATAGAAAAGCCCCTATATATTAACTGCAATAGAACATCTGCTAATTTACATTACACCCATTAGTGactacaagaaaacagaagaacgTCCATGTTTTTTTATGTCTAATAAAACCAATCTGTGAGTTTACCAATTaacactatttttaaaagtaagcgGCCTTACCTGATTGTAGTGGGTTTCACAATACGCTAAGCCTTTTCTCTCATAGTGACGATGACCCAGGAATGGCTTTTCACATTTTGCACAAACAAAATGCtacaaacaaaattacattaatatgttattttttgaTTACCTggaaataatgatatttttttctggaaagcaaatCAACCAAATCCAGCACTGAGCATGATTGGAGTCTACTGAACTATTTTGAAAAGGAGAGCtaaaaatttttttgtttttacagttaGACCACTAAAATGATGCTCCTTTTAATAGCTTCAACATTTCAAtccagaagttaaaaaaataaataaaaaaaaaaaagaaatcaagcaaagaTATTCTGATATGTTATCAATCAACAGAATGAAGAGATTTTAAACAATCTGCACCAATATTACAAGAAAGCATTTGCTGGAggacattttcaaaacaataaaagcaatagAATGTTTGTCTTCCTAAATCTTGTACATGACCTTGAAATACCAACTCTCACATAAGGTGCTTTAGAGATATTCACATGGCAGGTGACTATGGAAGACATAAGGCTATTACTATGCTCAGTAATATTATGGTTGCCACAGAATTCTACTGCCTTCCCACATGTGTTGTCTTGCactctgaaattttcttctgtaaagacCTCACAGTGCTTTCTTTGCTTACTGATTTTGGCTTCGTAGTCAAAGCCTTCTGTAAGGTAGGAGATAACTCCTATTTGACAGTGGAAGACCAGACATGAGAAAGCTGAAGACAGGATTAAGAGAAggcacttagaatcatagaatagaataaaaaatagaatagaataggACTTTaaggaagggaccttaaagatcatctagttccaaccccgcttACTAATCATTGCTGCATACTTTGCTAATCCTTTCACCACAATTTATCAGCAAAATCCCAGGTAAGTATGTTTATGTTAGGAAAAGACAATGTATCATCTGATAGTTACCTCCACATGCCATTGTTTGCCCATAGCATTCACCACACGGCCTTCAATTGGTCTTCTACATGCCCCACAGATGGGGACACCCATTTTGTCATGGCAGGGTAAGCAGTATAATTCTCCCTTCAACTCACGAGCATCAGCAGTAAGTTCCTTCCTGTTCAAATGTTAATGAATTGAGAGTATGAATAAAGGCACTGAACGATGTCAACTATTGagaatttctgaaaagaaagaagaaatctttaaaatttgttttagaaattgTATTTGTACCACATTAATGCAGCATCATCAAATATGACACAATTCAACGTAGTGTGAGATTGATCAAGTCCACAGTAAACTGAGAACAGGCTGCTGAGCGAGATGCACAAAGTCTCTCTGATAACAGCTTCTGAGCTATTGCCATTCTGCATCCTGGTTATGTagcaaaaatgtttgtgtgCCACCTGTGCACATGTTTGGTTTATATTCTGGCACTCTTATCACCAGCTTATTTTAGATTTACATAACTGTAACTGAAAGTAAAATGTAGCCCTGTACATCTAAGTGCATTTTCCCTGTTGTATCaaacttcagagaaagaaaactacagACCCACATGAGCTAGCTACATTTATTAATTGCCAGTTGCAGAAACTCATATACTCCACTTTTTAGTAATTTGCACAGTTAGAATACTGAGAACAGCTAAACTTGTGATGGTACTCACTAATGGTCTCAACTTGTTGCACTGACACACCACCACATTGTCATTCAAGTCAGCACTGAAATGACGGTGTCCTTGGCACCAGAAATAAACAATTAGTAATCCATGCTATTCCCCACAATGCCCCTGATCCCTGCATCAGTGCAGGATGTAGAAATGTGCAGCTTCATGTACTGCAGTTGCAGAAGCTGGTAAAATGAGGTGGGAGAAAGCCTCTAAGAAAAACATAGGTTTTAAACTGAGAGAACAAAATTTGCATGCCACTTAACTACAAAGCAATAGCACAGGCAAGACAGTAACTCAACCAGCTAAAGAGGACCACTTTTCTCAGTCTCCTAGCAGAATAACAAGTTATCATTTTGCTGCTCCAGAATCCATTATCTGTGTGCATATTTTGTAAGGTACCACCTTATCCTGCGGAGTCCAGCCTTTCACCACTCCTTAACAGGTCAGCTGTTGTTTAAGCTAAAGGCCCAACTCCATCATCCCAAATGGAGTAACACACACCTAGCCACAAGGCTCCCAAACCCAACCCAGTTGTATGGGacaggttttcattttaaaatgtaaataaatgaaacaaataaaccccacgttttcctgctttcctttgcagaatTCATTACCCGCAGTTTGTACAGTTGAAATGATCAGGGTGATAAGGATCATTTTTGAATATGAGAGGTTGTTCGTCAATAATGGCATGACACTTCTGGCAAATGTACTTTCCCAGGCCTCTGGCTTTTTCCCTGTTATGGCAAGGGCGGCAGAGATGTctgaaacagcattaaaaagaaaagataagtaCTGGTACCTTGTATCACAGTGCAAAATATAAACGAAAAATCTATTAGAACCTCATTTCAATTAGCCTTTTTTCTTGGAGAGAAAATagtcttttaaacacttgtCTTGCTAGGCAATCCAAGTTCAGAAGAATCTGTCTTATCTTTTTATATTCTGTCACTGCAGGGATATAATTTCTTCAGCTTATCTGAGTTTAAGCTGTGTTCAAACACAGTAAACAAAGCTTGTGATAGATTCTCATTGCTGAATGTTTTACTCTCAAAATCTTAAAAAGTTAGATTGGAAGCTGCACGACCACACAAGTCCTAATTCTGTAAATAACTGTATATCATATTATACATATGAAGACAATGGCCACAGAATccatttgtaaaacatttttatgacCATAGCTGGTAAAAATATCCTACTCTGAGAAGTGTCCCACTGAACTTAAAgcaattattaataaataagttCCTAGACAACACCAAAACTGGAAACCTGCGCTGgataaagaaagtaaaaactgATATTAAACAAAGAAAGATAATGCTTCTGTATCTGAATGTTTTCTCTCATATTATGTATCACAATACCCCCAAAATGCTACTGGGTAGAGAACGTTTGCTGCGAAATCTGGTGTTGAAGCAGGTAAACTGTTATTATTTGTCTATTTTAAGATACTCATTCTTAAGTTTTGTGATGCACTCTTAGACCTTTTCCTCACAAAAGACACTTCAGTTGCTCTACCTCAGCTGGAAAGCTTCAGGAACCAAAACCTCTCAGTTCCCCATCTCAGTACATCTTATTTGTGATTAGTAACAGAAGAAAGGGTGAAGAACTACCTGCCAGCATTCTTGACAAATCCAATATCAGCCAGTACTTGTTGGCAGATATCACAGCAGAAGCATTCTGGATGCCAGCTATTGTTCATAGCTTTAATAACACGACCAATAATGAACTCACCTGTAAGAAAGACAACACCGGAATGTAAAATACCATGCTAGAAAGTCAAAAGAAACCCACAACCAAATTGCTACAATGATGACATCATGCTCTCCCCCTGCTGCCCTCCCCAGTCTGGTGGAATATATTGCTTTCAGTATCACAGTTCTGGTTCTAAACTCTGGAActgggttttggtttatttgcCATGGGTCAGAAGAAAACATCCTTGCTGACGGACATCTTTCTGTTCCTTACATATTGAGCCCTTCTACGTGCACACTCCACCTTCCCTCTGAAGTCATCCTTTTTTTTGGTCCCTTCCCTGTTTTTACTTGTCTGTTCTCAAGCTGttaagaaatatataatttatttatataatacaGCTTTTTTGTGTCTTATCATCTTTCTCCtacttttcttttagaagatgACAATTATAACTTGTCGTGTAGATAGTAGTGGTTTCTATACTCAAAGCACAAAACAACTGAGCTTGGGTGGCTGTGGACCTCCTGCAAAAAGACCCCATGGAGTCACAATGCAAAGATGTAAGTGAAGCTGCAGAACAACACACACTACTGACCTACCATGACGAGTCCTGTCCTGTGAGGCACTAGAAAAACAGTGCGAGAACTACTGTTTAGCACGTACAGTGTGACTACTGCATGGGCAGCTGGAGCCATGTCCATCACACAAGATTTAGTTGCTCTCTATGTGGGTGATGTAGCCAGGGGTCCTCAGCAGTGCAAAGGCTCTGCCTAAAATGTATTGGGAGCTCAGCTTCCCAGTGCTGTGTGAGGCTGAGTCCTAGCTCCAGAGAGCGTACAACTCAAACAGCTGCCAAAGGGGAGTGATTAGGCAGTAACAGATGCAGATGGCAACATCTAGCATGCGTCTGTGTGGTGCTCCCACGAAGGCATAGCTCTTCAAGAACAAAGTCAATGGACTCTGGAGATGTTGGGAATGCTCAGGGCATCATCACTGACAACAGCCTCATCAATTTTGGCCATGCTTACTAAATCCAAGCAGTGGCAAAGCCAAGCTCTGTGCAGGACCCCAACCCAATGAGGTTTTGATGAAGCTGGTGCAATGAGAagccaggcaggagcagtggaagctgggaagaaaaggctctggagACAGGCAGCGTAGCTCATCCATGCTACCCCTGGCTAGGGGCCAAAGGCACTTCCCGCTCCAGCATGCTGAAGAGAATTCCCTCTCTACCCAGGTTCCTGGGGGGAGTATGGGTAACAAACACCAGCAGAAGTCAGCAGTATGTGGAAAATGCCAGTGGCCAGGAAGAGTGTCATGTTGCATCTCAAAGGGTCAGGTATGAGGTTTCACCCAACACCTTCAGAGGCAAGAGGCAgggaagcagaagaggaggcacAAGGGAGcaagaaggggaggaaggaagggggcTGTGCGAGTGACTGGAAGAGCACAAGGGGCCCTCACACATGGGAAGTGACTGGCCAGCGGAAGAGACAAGGTGACAAGACCTCCTGGTTTGTCACATACTTCAGGCTTCCTCAGAAACTACCAATgacctctttcttcctctccccctgcTTGTTCACATCTGCAGCTTTAGATTCAAAGGTCCACAACATCTGTTTCCCTCTGCCTTAGTGTTCAACCCCTCCCTCCGCACAAGACAAAGGCCTCACTGAGATAAGTGAAAGCCATAGTGCTT comes from the Cuculus canorus isolate bCucCan1 chromosome 1, bCucCan1.pri, whole genome shotgun sequence genome and includes:
- the LIMS1 gene encoding LIM and senescent cell antigen-like-containing domain protein 1 isoform X7; protein product: MANALANAICERCRGGFAPAEKIVNSNGELYHEQCFVCAQCFQQFPEGLFYEFEGRKYCEHDFQMLFAPCCHQCGEFIIGRVIKAMNNSWHPECFCCDICQQVLADIGFVKNAGRHLCRPCHNREKARGLGKYICQKCHAIIDEQPLIFKNDPYHPDHFNCTNCGKELTADARELKGELYCLPCHDKMGVPICGACRRPIEGRVVNAMGKQWHVEHFVCAKCEKPFLGHRHYERKGLAYCETHYNQLFGDVCFHCNRVIEGDVVSALNKAWCVNCFACSTCNTKLTLKDKFVEIDLKPVCKHCYEKMPDEFKRRLAKREREAKDKEKQKKKKPICL
- the LIMS1 gene encoding LIM and senescent cell antigen-like-containing domain protein 1 isoform X6 — its product is METSNMANALANAICERCRGGFAPAEKIVNSNGELYHEQCFVCAQCFQQFPEGLFYEFEGRKYCEHDFQMLFAPCCHQCGEFIIGRVIKAMNNSWHPECFCCDICQQVLADIGFVKNAGRHLCRPCHNREKARGLGKYICQKCHAIIDEQPLIFKNDPYHPDHFNCTNCGKELTADARELKGELYCLPCHDKMGVPICGACRRPIEGRVVNAMGKQWHVEHFVCAKCEKPFLGHRHYERKGLAYCETHYNQLFGDVCFHCNRVIEGDVVSALNKAWCVNCFACSTCNTKLTLKDKFVEIDLKPVCKHCYEKMPDEFKRRLAKREREAKDKEKQKKKKPICL
- the LIMS1 gene encoding LIM and senescent cell antigen-like-containing domain protein 1 isoform X5 — translated: MLGVAAAGMTCNSNMANALANAICERCRGGFAPAEKIVNSNGELYHEQCFVCAQCFQQFPEGLFYEFEGRKYCEHDFQMLFAPCCHQCGEFIIGRVIKAMNNSWHPECFCCDICQQVLADIGFVKNAGRHLCRPCHNREKARGLGKYICQKCHAIIDEQPLIFKNDPYHPDHFNCTNCGKELTADARELKGELYCLPCHDKMGVPICGACRRPIEGRVVNAMGKQWHVEHFVCAKCEKPFLGHRHYERKGLAYCETHYNQLFGDVCFHCNRVIEGDVVSALNKAWCVNCFACSTCNTKLTLKDKFVEIDLKPVCKHCYEKMPDEFKRRLAKREREAKDKEKQKKKKPICL
- the LIMS1 gene encoding LIM and senescent cell antigen-like-containing domain protein 1 isoform X4; amino-acid sequence: MTALQLKELSQSGLYRRRRDRPDSVGLPGSHEEKLSNMANALANAICERCRGGFAPAEKIVNSNGELYHEQCFVCAQCFQQFPEGLFYEFEGRKYCEHDFQMLFAPCCHQCGEFIIGRVIKAMNNSWHPECFCCDICQQVLADIGFVKNAGRHLCRPCHNREKARGLGKYICQKCHAIIDEQPLIFKNDPYHPDHFNCTNCGKELTADARELKGELYCLPCHDKMGVPICGACRRPIEGRVVNAMGKQWHVEHFVCAKCEKPFLGHRHYERKGLAYCETHYNQLFGDVCFHCNRVIEGDVVSALNKAWCVNCFACSTCNTKLTLKNKFVEFDMKPVCKKCYEKFPLELKKRLKKLAETLGRK
- the LIMS1 gene encoding LIM and senescent cell antigen-like-containing domain protein 1 isoform X3, which translates into the protein MTALQLKELSQSGLYRRRRDRPDSVGLPGSHEEKLSNMANALANAICERCRGGFAPAEKIVNSNGELYHEQCFVCAQCFQQFPEGLFYEFEGRKYCEHDFQMLFAPCCHQCGEFIIGRVIKAMNNSWHPECFCCDICQQVLADIGFVKNAGRHLCRPCHNREKARGLGKYICQKCHAIIDEQPLIFKNDPYHPDHFNCTNCGKELTADARELKGELYCLPCHDKMGVPICGACRRPIEGRVVNAMGKQWHVEHFVCAKCEKPFLGHRHYERKGLAYCETHYNQLFGDVCFHCNRVIEGDVVSALNKAWCVNCFACSTCNTKLTLKDKFVEIDLKPVCKHCYEKMPDEFKRRLAKREREAKDKEKQKKKKPICL